Below is a window of Thermococcus sp. MV5 DNA.
TATTAGGCATCCTTATCAGACCTTCATCGATTTAATCTTTCATGAAAATGAAAAGCCCCTCATTTACCTTAGCTATCCCATGACCGGCCATGAGGAAGAATACTACCATAGAGTTAAAGGATTCTACAAAAAGTTGAGCAAGCATTTCACTGTCTTGGATCCGGGAGCACTTGATGATTGGTGGATTGTTGCTGAGTATGACGCTCAAGTGGAGGAGAATCCGGAGATACAAAGGATAAAAATAAAGAATATTTTTGATGGAGAGGAAATCGAAGAACTTGATAGAGAGGACATAGAGCAAGCAACAGATATACTAAGAAGGCAGCTTGTTGAGAGAGATTTCAATTTAGTTGATGTGAGCAAGGCCATAGCAGTTTATCATTATGCCAAAGGAATGTCTGCTGGAGTCATAAGTGAAATGGCCGAAGCTTATAGAACTTTAGGGGCTATTTATCTCTACTATCCCTTTAAAAAGAGACCAAGCCCTTTCATGGAGTTCTACGGTATGCAGAACCCTTCAAGGAGAACAATGTTTAAGGATGAGGATGAAATGATAAGAGCCATGGTAGAGGAGAAGGAATATTGGACAAAGGCCTAGAGTAAACTGTACCCGTTAAGAACGTCTAAATCTCTTCAGGGGTCCCTCTTGCCTTTACCTTCCATCCGGAGAAAAAGATAACAAAGGCCATATCCTAGTCCAACTTTTCATTAACATATAGAATATTAGAATTAGAAAAGTAACAGAGAAAAAGAGAAGAGAAATCACTTCTTAATCCATCCTCTGTCAAGCATGGCTTGGTAGACTCTTTGGACTGCAACGACGTATGCTGCATCTCTCATGTTGATGTTCTTCTCCTTGTGGGTGTTGTAAACGTCCCAGAATGCCTTGGTCATCTTCTTGTCAAGCTTTGCTCTTGTCTCTTCGACTGTCCAGTAGTCACCGGTTATGTTTTGTACCCACTCGAAGTAGCTAACTGTAACACCACCAGCGTTACAGAGGAAGTCTGGAATAACAAGTATACCCTTCTCGTAGAGAATCTCATCGGCCTCTGGTGTGGTTGGACCATTTGCAAGCTCGGCAACGATCTTACCCTTGATGTTGTCAGCGTTTTTCTTAGTGATGACCTCTTCGATAGCTGATGGTGCAAGGACATCTACCTCAAGCTCGAGGAGCTCTTCGTTGGTTATGTTTGTTGCACCTGGGAAGTCTTTAACTGTACCGTTCTTCCTCTTCCAAGCAAGGACTTCATCAGCGTTAAGTCCATCTGGGTTATAGATACCACCCTTGCTGTCGCTAACGGCGACAACTTTCATTCCAAACTCTTCGCTCATGATCTTGGCCATGTAGTATCCAGCGTTACCATAACCTTGGATGGCTATGGTCTTGCCCTCAAGGGTGTCCCATCCAAGAGCCTTGGCGGCTTCTCTAACTGTGAAGGCAGCACCTCTTGCTGTAGCATCCATTCTTGCTACAATACCGCCAACGCTTGGTGGCTTACCTGTGATAATACCAAATGATGGGTCTTTTCTTCTTGAAATTGTTTCATACTCATCCATCATCCAAGCCATGATTTGTGGGTTAGTGTAAACGTCTGGAGCTGGAACATCAGTGTATGGGCTTATGACATCATAAATAGCCCTTATATATCCTCTAGCGAGTCTCTCCTTCTCCCTGTCACTCATTTCCTTTGGATTACAGATGACACCACCTTTACCTCCACCGTATGGGAGATCCACAACCGCAGTCTTCCAAGTCATCCAAGCAGCCAAAGCTTTAACGGTGCTAAGTGTTTCTTCTGGGTGCCATCTAATACCACCCTTTGTCGGACCACGGGCCCAGTTGTATTGGACTCTAAACCCTGTGAAAACCTTCACAGAACCGTCGTCCATCTCAACTGGAATTGTTACCTCAACAATTTTTTGTGGCCTCTTTAAAAACTCAAGAGCCTCTTCACTTATGTCCATATATTGGGCAGCTCTCTCGAGCTGCTTAACAGCGATTTCAAATGGGTCTTGCTCAACCATGTTCATCCCTCCAAGTTAGGTGATTAGCGATACAGATTTGAGCAATAGCCTATATAAACTTTTCGATGAAAGTGCCTAGAGAACCGATATTTTTAAACAAAAGGTTGTGTACATACATTTTCTTATAAATAAAAAACCTCTAAAAAAGTTTTTTAATAAAAAAGGTCTCAAAAGCCTTTTTTAACATACATCAATGCATAAAAAAGGGTATTGATGTATGGAAAGTTTTAAATTTGCCAAATAGTTTCAATGCAGCAATACCCTCAGCGAGAAGTCGGTCATCACATCTCAGCTCACTCTTGTTCCAATCATCGGGTCATTGTATGTTTCCACTTTAGACCTTTTAAATTTAAAGCCCATTTAAATCATTATGGATATATTTCAGAATATTGAAATTTTTTGACTATTATCCAGAAAATTATTTTACACTTATTTCCGCTATTATCACTTTGACAAACACAAAAAGCCTGGTTTTAAGTCCTTGTAAATCGTCTTTTGTCGAAATCAGGTGAGAGAAAAGTTTATTAATACACAAAAACATAGACAAAATTGCCGGTATTTGTACATCGGCACAACTTTTCATACAATGCTATACGAGGTGAAATAGATGGAGCAAAGGGATAGGTGGGCAACCAAGATTGGTTTGATCTTAGCTATGGCAGGAAACGCAATAGGTCTTGGAAACTTCTGGAGATTCCCATACCAAGCTGCCAAGAACGGTGGCGGTGCATTCATGATACCATATTTCGTGGCATTGTTCCTCCTCGGAATACCCATCATGTGGGTAGAATGGGTCGAAGGTAGGTACGGAGGAAAGTATGGCCACGGTACACTTGGGCCAACGTTCTATTTGATGTCAAGAGAAAGCTTAAAACCAAGAACCGCACTTATTTTTGGTATCCTTGGTGGTATGCTCGCGTTTTCAGTTACAACATTACTCAACAGTTATTATCTCCACATCATAGGATGGTCAGCCGCTTACACATACTTTAGTGCAACTGGAGCATACTTTGGACAGGATTCCATACAGTTCTTAATTGGATACTTAACTAACACTGGCCAAGTTCTATTATTCTGGGGCATCTCAGTTATACTGTTAGGAATTGCAGTAGGGCAGGGTGTCAGTAAAGGTATTGAAAGATGGGTTAAAGTTATGATGCCCATTTTATACATTGCAGCTATCTTATTAGTGCTTAGGTCATTAACCCTTGGTTCTCCAGTAAAACCAGAATGGAGCTCAATTAAGGGTTTTGAGTTCCTTTGGGAGCCAAGGTTTGGTGAAGTAACATGGCAATCTGCACTAGCTGCTGCTGGGCAGATATTCTTCACCCTCTCACTTGGTATGGGTATCATACAGAACTATGCATCATATCTCGGTCCAGAAGACGATGTAGCACTTTCAGGTTTAGCAACAGTTTCACTCAACGAGTTTGCTGAAGTTATTCTTGGTGGTTCAATTGCTATACCAATAGCCTTTGCTTACCTTGGTGAAGAGGGAATAGCAGGTGGTGTTGGTCTAGCATATATTGCACTGCCAAACGTCTTCATGAACATGCCTGCCGGTCAACTCTTCGGTGCAATATGGTTCCTATTGCTTTGGTTTGCTGGTTTCACATCCGCTATAGCAATGTACAACTATCTCGTAGCCCTCCTTGAAGAAGACCTCAAGATAAGTAGAAAAACAGGTGCAGTATTTGTGTTCATACTCTACCTGATCCTCGGACTCCCAGTTGCATTAGACCCAACAGCAGCAAGCTTGGATCTATACTACCTAACTGAGCTTGACTTGTGGGTAGGATCATACCTATTGGTGGTACTTGGTCTCCTTGACATCATAGTTGCCGTATGGCTCTTCAAGCCAGAGAACTTCTGGGAAGAACTCCACAAGGGTGCATATATCAAGGTTCCAGAGTGGGTTATGATACTAATCAAGTACATAGCTCCAGTCTACACCGCAATACTCTTGATTTTCACAACCAAAGATTACATATCAAGTGGATTCTTCAAGGCAGTACCCAGCTACGTTGCCAAGCCAGAGTTTGCCAAGTGGGTCTGGGGAGCCAGAGGAATGATGCTAGTAATCCTTATCATCGGTGCCATCGAAGCTTACATGGCAATCAAGAAGAAGTACGGCGAAGAATTAGCAAAGAACGAGGTAATAATAAAGCTCTGAGGTGATAAAAGATGAAAACAAGTGCTTTAGCATTTATGGGCTTTGCATGGGGAGTAATACTAGTTTGGATGTACCTAGCAGTGAGCAAATTGCTTAAGGCTGAGAAAAAAGCTTAAATCCCTTCTCTCTTCTTTTAATATTTAGGAGGTGTCATTTATGAAAAGTCCAGAACTTCTTAGAGAAACTGCAAATGTTTTGGAAGAAATCGAAGAAAAGATAAAGAAGTTAACGTCCCTCTCACCTAGGAAAAAACAGAACGCATTAAATAAAATACAGGAAGCAAAGGAAAACTTTAGAAAAATGGCAGGTGAGGTTGTTATTGATAATGAGGAGCTTGCAGAGTTTTTCTTAAAGCGTGCTGTGAGGTTAAAGAACGCTACAAATAACAAAAGCATAGAAAAGCTGGGAGAAAAAGAATATATGAAAGATGTAGAGGCAATGCTCAGATATTCTAGGGCAATACCCTACGATTTTGCGGGGTATATGAAATATGTGAACCGAGCTTATAAGGCATATGTTTGGGGGATGATAAGTTTCTTCGTTGTCACGGCATTTCTGCCTGTGGAATTCAAGATAACCTCTCTAATACTGCTCATCCCAATATTACTCTCCTTACTGAGCTTAAGAAAGAGAGGTCATACTGGTCTCATGCTTGCATTTGCCGCTCTTCCAATACCTATGATAACTGGAGCACTTGCTGTGAGAGCGTATTTGGATGTTTTCATAAGCCCTACTGGTCTACAAGAAGCTGCTCAAGGTTTAGGCGTCTCCCCAAGTACTGCCCAAGTTATAGCAGGAGCTATGATACTCTTTGGAATAGCTGAATTAATGCTCCTGAGTTATGCACTCTATATGTTTTACAAGCACAGGCACGCATTTCTCTAGTAAAGTGCTTCGTTTCCTTTTTCTCCTGTTCTTACCCTTATCGCTTCATAAACAGGCAAAACAAATATTTTTCCATCTCCTGGGATTCCTCTTCTTGCGTTTTGAACTATTGTATCAACAACCCTCTCTACGTCTTCATCCTTAGCAACTATTTCAATCTTAATTTTGGGCATCAATTCGTATGGGGGAATTCCCCCCTGAACTCCTCTCCCTTTGACAGGATAAGTTGTCATGGGTATTATACCTATCTGTTTCAGAGCTTTTTGAACTCTATCAAAATCCTCTTCCCTTACAATAGCTTCAATTTTTTTCATAACGTTCACCAGATATAATAGGACAGAAGAGAAAATAAACTTTTCCAAAAATTAAAGATATTTCAAGGCCCTTTCAAGTCTTTTCTTTGGAATTCTTGTTTCTTTGGCAAGTTTTGCCAAATCTGCTTTTCTAAGATCTTCGACATTCCTAATCCCTGCTTTTTTGAGTTTTTCAACTGTTTTTGGACCTATCCCTTTTATTGCCAAAAGCTTCTTTTCGAAGTCCTCTTCCTCCTTTCTCCTCTTTTTAAGTTCAAGCTGCTGTTTGGCTTTGCTGGATTCCCACACTTTGTCCAAATTCTGAGCACTCGCAACACTTATGCGTTCCCCTTTTTCTCTCTTTTCCACCAGAACCTTTGGGGGTTCTATATACTCAGGAACAGTTGGGGGTTCTTCACTACCATAAACCTCAATATCTATGAGGTTAAATGGATTGTCAATCTCCTCTATTTTTTCTAGGAATTCTTTCTCTTTAAATTCGTTTCTCATAAAATACTCTTCTAAGGCGTTTGCCAAGCGATGGAAGTGGTTTACATGCTCCAAAAGGCGTCTCTTTCCATATTCCTTGGCCTGACCGGTAGTTATGAGAAACGGCCAATCACTGCTCTCAATAAGCAACAACTCTCTTCCCAGCTGTTTCAAAACCCTATCTCCAAATTCGTCCTCATGGAGATACTTACTTGCTAAAGCAACCATTCTCCTTTCTGCAAGATGTATATGCTCCCACATCCACTCTACCTCTGGATTCCACCATGTGTAATGAGTTCCATACATACCCCATGAACCCTCTGGGAGTTCAATTTCGTATCTTTCCCCTTGATAATTTTTGAGAAACTTTGATATTGTTGTTGTCTCTATATCTTCATCGGCCATGAGCTCGAGTACTCTTCCAAGCCATTTGACGCCTTCAAACCACCAATGACCAAATAGTTCTGTATCGTAAGGGGCAACAACTATCCCCTTTCCTCCATATTCTTTCTCGTATCCTTCCAAGAGAGATTTAACAAGGGCCACAAAATGTCTTGCATGCTCTTCAACTCTTTCTAAAGCTTTTTCAGGGACATAGGGCTCTTTGCCTCCCAGATCTATATTTTTGGATGTAACTCTCCAGTACTGCCCGCCACTTTCCTCAGCTTTTTTATGAAACTCCCTATACCAGAAATCTCCGGGGTATCCTATGTCAGCACTCCATACTTGAAGTCCAGTTTCTCGGTTCCTTGGAAATACTGCTATGTCTGTGTCTTTTATGAAATACGGCCTGAGTGTGGATTTCTTGGTCTTCGCTGGAAGTATCTGTCCA
It encodes the following:
- the gdhA gene encoding glutamate dehydrogenase, which encodes MVEQDPFEIAVKQLERAAQYMDISEEALEFLKRPQKIVEVTIPVEMDDGSVKVFTGFRVQYNWARGPTKGGIRWHPEETLSTVKALAAWMTWKTAVVDLPYGGGKGGVICNPKEMSDREKERLARGYIRAIYDVISPYTDVPAPDVYTNPQIMAWMMDEYETISRRKDPSFGIITGKPPSVGGIVARMDATARGAAFTVREAAKALGWDTLEGKTIAIQGYGNAGYYMAKIMSEEFGMKVVAVSDSKGGIYNPDGLNADEVLAWKRKNGTVKDFPGATNITNEELLELEVDVLAPSAIEEVITKKNADNIKGKIVAELANGPTTPEADEILYEKGILVIPDFLCNAGGVTVSYFEWVQNITGDYWTVEETRAKLDKKMTKAFWDVYNTHKEKNINMRDAAYVVAVQRVYQAMLDRGWIKK
- a CDS encoding sodium-dependent transporter: MEQRDRWATKIGLILAMAGNAIGLGNFWRFPYQAAKNGGGAFMIPYFVALFLLGIPIMWVEWVEGRYGGKYGHGTLGPTFYLMSRESLKPRTALIFGILGGMLAFSVTTLLNSYYLHIIGWSAAYTYFSATGAYFGQDSIQFLIGYLTNTGQVLLFWGISVILLGIAVGQGVSKGIERWVKVMMPILYIAAILLVLRSLTLGSPVKPEWSSIKGFEFLWEPRFGEVTWQSALAAAGQIFFTLSLGMGIIQNYASYLGPEDDVALSGLATVSLNEFAEVILGGSIAIPIAFAYLGEEGIAGGVGLAYIALPNVFMNMPAGQLFGAIWFLLLWFAGFTSAIAMYNYLVALLEEDLKISRKTGAVFVFILYLILGLPVALDPTAASLDLYYLTELDLWVGSYLLVVLGLLDIIVAVWLFKPENFWEELHKGAYIKVPEWVMILIKYIAPVYTAILLIFTTKDYISSGFFKAVPSYVAKPEFAKWVWGARGMMLVILIIGAIEAYMAIKKKYGEELAKNEVIIKL
- a CDS encoding alpha-glucosidase, translated to MKSPELLRETANVLEEIEEKIKKLTSLSPRKKQNALNKIQEAKENFRKMAGEVVIDNEELAEFFLKRAVRLKNATNNKSIEKLGEKEYMKDVEAMLRYSRAIPYDFAGYMKYVNRAYKAYVWGMISFFVVTAFLPVEFKITSLILLIPILLSLLSLRKRGHTGLMLAFAALPIPMITGALAVRAYLDVFISPTGLQEAAQGLGVSPSTAQVIAGAMILFGIAELMLLSYALYMFYKHRHAFL
- a CDS encoding P-II family nitrogen regulator; this encodes MKKIEAIVREEDFDRVQKALKQIGIIPMTTYPVKGRGVQGGIPPYELMPKIKIEIVAKDEDVERVVDTIVQNARRGIPGDGKIFVLPVYEAIRVRTGEKGNEALY
- a CDS encoding 1,4-alpha-glucan branching protein, which codes for MTRGYFTFVLHTHIPYVRKHDKWPFGEEWVFEAIAETYIPLLMEFERLQKKGVNFHLVIGITPILAEQLADEYMKRSFEEYMERKLKAMREDLEKYKDKDLMQAISYMLEYFTKVYTYWKRIDGNILNVLKKLQGEGYIEIITSGATHGYLPLIERDEAIEGQIATGVLTYEKHFGVKPRGIWLPECAYRPEGLWQSPSSGEVVWRKGIEKFLEKYGLEFFFVESHLIDESPASFGYGQILPAKTKKSTLRPYFIKDTDIAVFPRNRETGLQVWSADIGYPGDFWYREFHKKAEESGGQYWRVTSKNIDLGGKEPYVPEKALERVEEHARHFVALVKSLLEGYEKEYGGKGIVVAPYDTELFGHWWFEGVKWLGRVLELMADEDIETTTISKFLKNYQGERYEIELPEGSWGMYGTHYTWWNPEVEWMWEHIHLAERRMVALASKYLHEDEFGDRVLKQLGRELLLIESSDWPFLITTGQAKEYGKRRLLEHVNHFHRLANALEEYFMRNEFKEKEFLEKIEEIDNPFNLIDIEVYGSEEPPTVPEYIEPPKVLVEKREKGERISVASAQNLDKVWESSKAKQQLELKKRRKEEEDFEKKLLAIKGIGPKTVEKLKKAGIRNVEDLRKADLAKLAKETRIPKKRLERALKYL